The sequence TGAGGATGACGCTGGGGTACTTCCAGGTGATGGCCGAGCCCGTCTCCACCTGCGTCCACGAAATCTTGGCGCGCTGGTGCGCGATGCCGCGCTTGGTGACGAAGTTGTAGATGCCGCCCTTGCCTTCGGCGTCGCCCGGGTACCAGTTCTGCACCGTGCTGTACTTGATGGACGCGCCGTCCATCGCCACCAACTCCACCACCGCCGCGTGCAGCTGGTTGGTGTCGCGCATGGGCGCGGTGCAGCCCTCCAGGTAGCTGACGGAGGCCCCTTCGTCCGCGATGAGCAGCGTGCGCTCGAACTGGCCCGTGTCCGCCGCGTTGATGCGGAAGTACGTGGACAGCTCCATGGGGCACTTCACGCCCTTGGGCACGTAGCAGAACGAACCGTCGCTGAAGACCGCGGAGTTGAGCGCCGCGAAGAAGTTGTCGGAGAAGGGCACCACCGTGCCCAGGTAGCGCTCCACCAGCTCCGGGTGCTCGCGCACGGCTTCGGAGAACGAGCAGAAGATGACGCCCGCCTTGTAGAGCTTCTCCCGGAACGTGGTGGCCACCGACACGGAGTCGAAGACGGCGTCCACCGCGACGTTCTGCAGGCGCTTCTGCTCCTCCAGCGGGATGCCCAGCTTCTCGTAGGTGCGGAGGATTTCCGGGTCCACCTCCGACAGGCTGTCCTTCTTCGGCTTCTGCTTCGGCGCCGAGTAGTAGCGGATGGCCTGGTAGTCGATGGGGTGGTACTTCACCGCCTGCCACGTCGGCTCCTTCAGCGTGAGCCAGTGGCGGTACGCCTTCAGGCGCCACTCCAGCATGAAGGCCGGCTCGTTCTTCTTCGCCGACAGCACGCGGATGACGTCCTCGTCCAGCCCGGGGGGCAGCGTGTCCGCCTCCACCTGGGTGACGAAGCCCGCCTGGTAGCCCTTGCGGGTCAGCTCCTGGATGGTCTCGGTGCTGCTCATGAACGGACTCCCGTGACGGAAGGAGGAAGGGCCGCGGACGTCGGCAGGCCCAGGCCCACCAGCCGCTCCGGCATGCGGGGCGCGGGCGCGCGCAGGTCCGCGAGCGTCAGCTTCCCCAGCGCTTCCTGGATGGCTTGATTGATGAGGCGCCAGTGGCCGCGCACCTGGCAGACGGCCTCCAGCTCACAGGGGCCGGCGGGCTTGCCCTGGTGCTGGCCGCACTCCGTGAGGGACACCGGCCCCTCCAGCGCGGACACCAGCTCCGCCAGCGAGATGGCCTCCGCCGGACGCGACAGGCCGTAGCCGCCGTTCGCCCCCCGGTGCGACACCACCAGCCCCGCCTGCAGGAGGCCCTTGAGGACCTTGCTCGCGGACGGAAGGGCGACATGCGTGCGCGCCGCCAGCTCTCGCGTGGTACGGGTTTCCCCGTCCGCGCGTGCCAGCTCGGCCATCAGCACGATGCCGTAGTCGGTCATCTTGCTCATCCGGAGCATGTGGGGGGTGTCTCCTCGGGGCTGTCCGCGGGCCCGATGCCCGCGACGGCCTCTTATGTAATCTGGACCACCGCAGTCCACATTCAAATCGGGGCGTGACGAGCTAGGGTGGGGCCGTCCGCTTTTCGTGTCCGTCTCCCCTCCGAGGAGCCCTACCGATGCGCCGTCCCCTCCCCCTCCTGCTCACCGCGCTGGCCCTGGCCCTGGTGGGTTGTGAGAAGAAGTCCGCCCCGGCCCCCGCGCCCGCGCCCGCCACGCAGGGCGGCAGCGCCACCACGGCCCCGCCGGGCCCCCCGCCGGAGGGCAGCATTCTCATTGGCGAGGTGGGCAGCCTCACCGGCTCCGAGGCCACCTTCGGCATCTCCGCGCGCAACGGCATCGACCTGGCGCTGCAGGAGGCCAACGCCGCGGGCGGCGTGCGCGGCCAGAAGCTGGTGGTGCGCGTCTACGACAGCCAGGGCCGTCCGGAGGAAGGCGCCCAGGCCGCCACGCGGCTCATCGCGCAGGACAAGGTGGTGGCGCTGCTGGGTGAGGCCGCGTCGTCCGTGTCCATGGCCATGGCGGACAAGGCGCAGGCGGCGAAGGTGCCCATGATCACCCCCACCTCCACCAGCCCGGAGGTGACGAAGAAGGGCGACTACATCTTCCGCGTCTGCTTCATCGACCCGTTCCAGGGCCTGGTGATGGCGAAGTTCGCGCGGGAGAACCTCAAGCTCGACAAGGTCGCGGTGCTCACCGACAACAAGAGCGCCTTCTCCGTGGGCCTGGCGGACGTCTTCAACCAGAAGTTCAAGGAGTTCGGCGGCACCATCGTCGGCAACGAGAGCTACTCCAAGGGCGACACGGACTTCCGCGCGCAGCTGACGTCCATCAAGAACATGAAGCCGCAGGCGGTGTTCGTGCCGGGCTACTACACGGACGTGGGCATCATCGCGCGGCAGGCCCGTGAGGTCGGCCTGCGCGTGCCGCTCTTGGGCGGGGACGGCTGGGACTCCGACAAGCTGTACGAGCTGGGCGGCTCCGCGCTGGAGGGCAGCTACTTCTCCAACCACTACTCGCCGGACAACCCGGACCCCGTCGTGCAGAACTTCCTCAAGAAGTACAAGGCCGCCTACGGCAGCGTGCCGGACAGCGTGGCGGTGCTGGCGTACGACGCCGGGCGCCTGCTGGTGGACGCGATGAAGCGCGCGCCGGACACCTCGGGGCCCGCCATCCGCGACGCCATCGCGGCCACGAAGGACTTCCCGGGCGTGGCGGGCACCATCAACCTGGACGCCAACCGCGACGCGGTGAAGCAGGCCGTGGTGATGAAGGTGGAGGGCGGCAAGGCGGTGTTCGTCACCACCGTGAAGCCGTAGCCGCGCCGGCCCGGCCGCCCGTCCCCGACGTCAGGGGATGGGCGACTGGATGACGTAGTAGATGGACTGGAAGTAGGTGCTGAGGGCCCGCAGCAGCTGGACGAGGAACGGCCAGCTCAGCACGGTGAAGCCGAAGAAGGCCGCCGTGATGACGCCGTACTCCGACATGGCCTGCCCGCGCTGGAGGGCCTGCTTCAGGCTGGTGCGCGTCTTCATGGGGCGCCGCCGCCCTTCTTCTTGCCGTTGCGGCACTGGTCCACGCACTTGTCCTTCGCCTGGCCGGCGACCTTGGTGCAGTAGGACTGCGCGTTCTTCGCCTTCTCCTTGCAGATCTTCTCGAAGTTCACCTTGTCCTCCGCGCAGCGGCGCTCGCAGCTGGCGGCCGCGAAGGACTGAGGGGCCCACAGCAGCGCGCCCACGCTCAGGGACAGGGCCAGGACCGGGTTCTTGAAACGCTTCATCGCTCGTTGCTCTCCCCGCGCCCATTTCACGGCGCGGCCTGGGCCCGCATCAGGGACAGGTGGAAGTCCACCGACTGCTGCGCGGCAGGTTGCCTCAACGTGGCCTCGCCGCGCAGCCCCGTGCGCGTCAGGCTCAACTGGGTCTCCTGGAAGCCCTCCTGACGGGCCTCCGTCACGCTCCAGCCCTG comes from Corallococcus macrosporus and encodes:
- a CDS encoding ABC transporter substrate-binding protein; translation: MRRPLPLLLTALALALVGCEKKSAPAPAPAPATQGGSATTAPPGPPPEGSILIGEVGSLTGSEATFGISARNGIDLALQEANAAGGVRGQKLVVRVYDSQGRPEEGAQAATRLIAQDKVVALLGEAASSVSMAMADKAQAAKVPMITPTSTSPEVTKKGDYIFRVCFIDPFQGLVMAKFARENLKLDKVAVLTDNKSAFSVGLADVFNQKFKEFGGTIVGNESYSKGDTDFRAQLTSIKNMKPQAVFVPGYYTDVGIIARQAREVGLRVPLLGGDGWDSDKLYELGGSALEGSYFSNHYSPDNPDPVVQNFLKKYKAAYGSVPDSVAVLAYDAGRLLVDAMKRAPDTSGPAIRDAIAATKDFPGVAGTINLDANRDAVKQAVVMKVEGGKAVFVTTVKP
- the sufB gene encoding Fe-S cluster assembly protein SufB; this encodes MSSTETIQELTRKGYQAGFVTQVEADTLPPGLDEDVIRVLSAKKNEPAFMLEWRLKAYRHWLTLKEPTWQAVKYHPIDYQAIRYYSAPKQKPKKDSLSEVDPEILRTYEKLGIPLEEQKRLQNVAVDAVFDSVSVATTFREKLYKAGVIFCSFSEAVREHPELVERYLGTVVPFSDNFFAALNSAVFSDGSFCYVPKGVKCPMELSTYFRINAADTGQFERTLLIADEGASVSYLEGCTAPMRDTNQLHAAVVELVAMDGASIKYSTVQNWYPGDAEGKGGIYNFVTKRGIAHQRAKISWTQVETGSAITWKYPSVILKGDDSVGEFYSVALTNHRQQADTGTKMVHIGKNTRSTIVSKGISAGRGQNTYRGQVKMLKSAANARNYTQCDSLLLGDECGAHTLPYIEVKNATAQVEHEASTSKIGEDQLFYCRQRGISQEDAVSMIVNGFCRQVFKELPMEFAVEAQKLLGVSLEGSVG
- a CDS encoding SUF system Fe-S cluster assembly regulator is translated as MLRMSKMTDYGIVLMAELARADGETRTTRELAARTHVALPSASKVLKGLLQAGLVVSHRGANGGYGLSRPAEAISLAELVSALEGPVSLTECGQHQGKPAGPCELEAVCQVRGHWRLINQAIQEALGKLTLADLRAPAPRMPERLVGLGLPTSAALPPSVTGVRS